AAATTAAGACAAAGATTAATCTGCCGCTCCCTAATGAAGAAATTATTAATTTACAATCTCTACAATCTACAATCTCCTTTCAATACATGGTATCTAAGGCTAGTACAGGTTAAAATGCCCaaatatttttcttctactcttttCAAAACAATCTCAAGGAGAACTCTTAGGAATAATGAGATTAATGCGGCATGGTCCACAAGCCGATGACATTAAAGTTCAAACTGCAAATCTCTTTCAGTAACATGTAAAACACAGCACCATGGATTACTtacagaaatgttttttttttaattttcagttcaGTACGAAGACCACTGTCTATGCAACTAAGTTTTATGACAACAAAAAGCacctttacaagaaaaacgaaacCGACAAGCACTGTTCTAAAAGACCTTAAAACACCACATGGAAAACCATCTGTTGTTAATAGAGCAGAAAAATCAATTTTAGCATGTACATGCAGACTGTATGCTTATAAAAGCACTATGGAACAGCTACTAGGCCACTCAAAAAATATTTACACACAGCAAATATAAAAGTGGcaaaaagggctatcgctttgtGCATTCATTGCTAGATGGTTATAAAATGCTCATTAGAATTAGCAGGCAGCCTTCCTCATTACAGCAGTACGACGGTGCAGGAGACCATTAGCCACAGGGAAATGAAGGCACAGAGCCGAATATACAACCGGATGCCTGCCTAGGTGGGGAAGAGTGTGaataaacaaaaatgaaatgaatttGAACGAGCTTACTAGAAAAATATTGACCGTGACTGCCATTCTCTGCTCCAACCTTCAGCAGGACATAAATGTCACCAAGATGCCTGCATACATATAGAAAGACTGATAGGTAACAACAGAGCTAATTAATGCGCTAGTTGGTTTACCTGATGTAAACAAAAGTGAAGCCCGGCTGCTGCCCAGCTGAAATTGTCAAGTACATGTTGGAGTATGAAGAATTGCAATTGCACTACTTTTGCAAACGGTGACACTGCTGCCTTGCAGGACATCCTTGTCGGGCGCCTACTCATCCACTTGAAACCTGGAAGTTCTAAAGCAAATAACAATAAACTATGAAAAAGCCCAAATGAACACCACCCTTACTAAATACCAAACTAGACTGACAAGATTTTTTTTGTGGAATGTGAAAGACTTTCCTTGCTTTTAGGTCCCTAGGAAGGCAACTTGCACGCATTTCAACAAAGCGATGTTTCGTATGCACTGCCCACAGGCAGATGCAACATAGCACCGGGCATCACAGGTAGCCAGGTCTTGACTATTGCTAATCATAAACACACAAACTACCCTCTGCTGTTAACTTGAACTCGAGACAAGCATCTTCAATAAACTCTCACTataccaaaacaaaaaaagaaacatcttTGAAGAAGCAAACCTGCCTTTTGTTCTACTTCATCGGAATGTAGTACAGCACACAACTGGAGTGACACAGCTATCGGAAGTCGCAAATTTGTCTGgaaattttttgaaaattgcttaaatTGCCGAGAACAGTATTAACCGAGTTCTTATGCAGTAGCAAATGGCAGTTTAATTATGTGGTCTTTGGTACCCTACcttcagattttttttaatttagaaaGGTAAAATCTTACGAAGAAAATAAATGCTATTTTGCCAATGACTATGCACATGAGCAATGCTTGGTTCATTACCCATTTTTGCCCATGTAATATTTtccttaaatatttctttttccaaGCACAGTAGAAGAGTGGAATTGGCTTACTAACGACAGAATTTTACAGATATCTCTGGCATCACTGACTAGAAGTCTTAAGTTTTGCTAATAACTACTTCGTTACTGTATTACGTTACATTTTTTCATTTCGTTTAAAACGCATTTGTTACTGACTGGTTGTAGTAGCTGTATGTTTCtttatattattattttctttgtttactGCCAATGAGTGGTTGTTTATTATTGTTACTTCTGATTATTGCCTGAACTTTTGACAGCTGTACTTCTATTTTTTCTCCTTGTACTCTCCTGTGCCTACCCCACAAAAATGTTTTGTGGGATTGCAGTAATTACAAATAATAAATTATCTAGATATCCCAGACTGAGAAGTGCGTAATATTGGGAACAGGTTTACCCTGAACACTTGTAAATGCAGACTGGGCGTGACAAGTGCCCATAAAACGGACAGATGAGCAATGAATTTTGATACACAGAAGTAGTTACCTCTTCGTTGTGGTGCTCAAACGTGCCTGGCAGTTTTTGAGCCAAGCCATAACTGCGGAACGTACATCCATGTCTAATGCTGAATGCCTGTTGGGATTTTTCCGGACAGACTCTACAATAGGTACATCACATTATAAGCTGTAACATATCTTCATATTGCCTTAAGAAAGGCAAAACAAACATGAAAAACCAATCATGCAGGCAGATTACTCTCGTAACACACTAACCCCACAGTAAGAATGAATGAACATCCAGAATGCCTGTTGTCAGCTCTGGCCTCTACCTTTGGCAAACAGCTTTCACGAGGCAAAATATAGATTGTATGCAGCAGTCATGAATTGCCCATTCTGCTTTTCACAGATGTGCTGTGCTTTTCCATATCTATGTCTAAGCCCACTGTTCGCCCTCACTGCACAAGTGACAGATAAAAGGAATTTTAGCTGGTCCTGCTACACTCTTCTTGCATCCGTAGTGATGAAACATGTCTGTGAAAATAATCCGTAAACATGATTAACAAGTGCTCCTCACCTATTCATTTTCAGTCTGCAGTAGTCAGATATTGCAGAAGTAGCTGGCATACTTCAGCCTAGATTAGTTACCCTGCTGATATCTTTTTACTAAATCAGGTTACAAGAAAGTAGGGCTTCCATCCTTAAAAATGCATTATACCACCGAAAGTGAACACTAAAAACTCGCTTAATATCGATAAAATAACATTTTCCTTTCTATGAGCAGCTGTCGAGGTAAATAACTCAACTGCACAGATAAACATATCCTACAAGAAGCcttttaaaaatatttgtgcacAAAGCTAAAATGTAATGTGCACTTTCCAGAAAGTTTTTCTGGAACTTGTGTTCTGTTTGTTGCCTGCAGCACACTGCCTTATCACTATCCGCTACACGAGATGCGACCAGGGATGTCTTAACAAATCATAATAGTGCATGCCAATTTCTACATTTAGTATAATGACTCATGTTTCAGGCAGACACTCtctttaaattgagcatgacTGAGACCGACTTTTTGTTCTTGACTCGCATTAAGTGCCCTTGCAGCTATTGACCTTTGACCTGTTCCTCTCAGGgagtgttgtgctatttttatacCAGCTCGACAGTCATCACCAACTATACGACACAATAACAGGAACTACAAGCAGCTCTGCATGGCTCTGAGCTGCATCAGAGTTTTTCAGGCTCTTCTCTACCTCCTCCGAATCGTTTACAGTCATCAAAGGGTAACTGTGCCGTGCAGGCTCCTCAACATCAACGTCACCCGGACTAAATAATGAAATTATGACCTCATTCTGTGCTTTTAGAAATGCAATTTCTTTTAGAATTGTACCTGTtgccactgaaaaagaaaaattgaaataCAAATAAAACGTACCAAATCTTTAAGGCTGCGATCTCTTTTTACTCAACTACAAGAATAATTTTGATGAAAGCTTTGTATGCACTAGTATGACCTACCGACAGCTATTTGTATTTTTTCCATCACCTAAGTTATGCCTCACTGACATAAAAATCTAATCAGCTCAAAAAAAGTGATGCAGCCATTAGGTAACTTTCTTGACGTGATTAGGAAAATTGCCAGGAGGAAGTCGCTGAAAATTTTGAGCTTTTCAGCAAATCCATAGTAtataaaatattttaaacaagacCTATCAAACTGTTAACTGAAAAATGAATTTACTCAAAGTGAAAGCAATAAAGTtactgtagggttcggcgcgctgtcgcatctttttgtaaatgtgttgcgaatattccgtgagagggcagtgacctaggctgcgcgtccggttttgttttattttgttttgctttggtgcacgccgttagaaggggactcatgcctttttggttagtctctcTATTttttgagctttcctattcgtcaaaactgatgagccgcagttagcagtttatttttacatgtggaaaggggcgcgggcatcttcggggtgcaCCCGCGAAGGAacccgcgcccgtgtgctttggtcTCTAgatactcctagctggcaggcgctcggtctggccgagtgcggagggagtgaccgttgagagctggtgcgaggcgcgccagtttgactgttgggacgcggtgtccctcgcctctgtgcaggcggtcggctaggccggccgcggatagttgtggccgtatactgacttttgtttgtacccatctgtaaatagcctgtataaaagttcgtttctcactaaatcgcttcgcctgcaagtcatatcatcgagaagccttcaagcggtgcatccagtttctggaaatcaccggaccaacaccaccggcaaacctttactggcgcactcgacagtactggtgctctgcagcggcaccgaggaacggacgaagacatccacggagagaacgacgaagttcggcatccaaggcgcgataccgaaaggacgacaggctgCGGGGGTgcgaaggtgcgaaccgcatcgggcgtgaaacgccgaaaAAAGACCctcaacagacacagagtggtatccctgagcaacggcggcagttggaagattcaagcggacacggcctTCAGCGGAGCAACAAGGAGGCAACAAGAGGTCTCCGAcgaagagagtgctgcagccgtggGAAAGGACGTGGCGGCATCTGACTGGGAGGTTCGGAGAGGTCGCAGTAGCCATGGGCAGCGACGCGACGGCAGAGtgagtcccccttcccatttgcttgcctccgtagcgctcgagccgcagGGTTAGGGATCAACGGGTGCGATGGCCGAATTCAGGTGTTCGAGTGAGCAATATATCAGGCGCGCCTTATGGTCcaggctggacgatgtcagcctggaatccctcgagcgcgaactagcgatagccaaacaagagtacaaggagatgaaagaatctcttcagaaagagcgaagtgcgcagcaggaggtggtaccgctagagcgagctcagtGCCGATCACCCCCGCCGGGTAGAGGAGAtggcaacgaatcgctgagcagtgtaacagaaGAGGCGgttagttgctgcagcttgaagcaaGTAGGGATCGAAAGCGCTTCGGGTGaagcgcaagtcccggcaaaAAATGTAGAGATTGGTGGCGCTGAGTTGCTGGATGCTGCTCAGTCAGCAATCCAGGTTGAAAGAAAACAGCGGTACCTACctgctggcttggagatgagcCCCGTGGAGGCGAAGGCCGATAAAACCCATCCGGTGGGCAACGCACGTGAGGGCATGACGGACTTTTGCGCTGAACCTCATGAGCAGGAGGAAAATGGCGGCTCGCCAGGCGCAGGCATCCAGTGCGAACTTTCTTTGCGCATCGACATGGAAGCGTTGCGTCGGGGGTGTTTCCCCAATGACGCGGATGAAACATCGAACTCAGCGGTAGCGGCGTGGcttgaggcgcaggtgtcgcAGCTGAATAGAGCTGATTCTGAGACAGCGGACACGGGTACAAGCAATGCTACAGTGGAGAGATTGCCATACGGCAGATCAGCTGGTGTGGACAGTGCGTACTTTACCGTGAACAGAGCATGGAAACACGTCAAAAGTTTGCGACGCACGCCAAATCACAGCACGATCTTGGCGTGCCTTTGCCTATGCagcccgagggactggcgtccagcgtaaagacgctacagcagttgagcacgcaaagcatgaaggcctcagaaaacatggctctgtccatagtgaaggcgcatggcctgagtgcgctgaccgccaacgagggtcgtaagttggatagacagcagcgcaaacggaatgtcactgcgctgaccgcctgtgccgcaccgatattcggtcgtagacggcgggtgcgagtgttcgacccgggaggacgccgctgaatcgtaggctgcgttggccatgcccactccacctttaacaggcctcgccatgtcccaacaaggacccgtgcgcaggtatgcaacaCGGCTAGCCTTGGTGGCACGTCTCTAGATGAAACAGAAGGCTCGAGTAAGCGCGGATGCAGTAGGTGGGTGTGGGGGATCCAGAGTTGGCAGGACTCAGTGTTCAGGGACTACAGACGtggacatgaccgaatgttcttgtgcggcagttatgctgatttttccttgtgtgcttcagtgattacggacagtgtgatataaactgctcggaactgtctttgtttgcatattacagatgtctgagtgccccgagaatgatgtgctgtcatagttacaagattgagagtatttgtcattgacactgtcattagcattgtctTTAACATTGTCCTCGGGATAGGTGTgagtgtgtgacgaagggtcgcagcatgcgggctcgcaggctccggttgcttgctcgtgcagaggtactcaaccgccacttgccgaaccctttttgttgtttgttgcctcggcttatctctgaataggttagccgagtcttggggggaaggtgtagggttcggcacgctgtcgcatctttttgtacacgTGTTGCGAATATTCCACGAGAGgacagtgacctaggctgcgcgtccggttttgttttattttgttttgctttggtgcacgccgttagaaggggactcatgcctttttggttagtctccccattcgtccttgcagTTTCCTTCGcggctccggacggcggggctatctgccggcctcgaccttggacccctgtccccttggcgaaggattgcgagaccacctagggaggcctcgggggtaagggaaaacgatGACATCTGttttgagctttcctattcgtcaaaactgatgagccgcagttagcagtttatttttacatgtggaaaggggcgcgggcatcttcggggtgtacccgcgaagggagccgcgcccgtgtgctttggtctctagctactcctagctgggaggcgctcggtctggccgagtgcggagggagtgaccgttgagagctggtgcgaggcgcgccagtttgactgttgggacgcggtgtccctcgcctctgcgcaggcggtcggctaggccggccgcggatagttgtggccgtatactgacttttgtttgtacccatctgtaaatagcctgtataaaagttcgtttctctataaatcgcttcgcctgcaagtcgtatcatagaggagccttcaagcggtgtatccagtttctggaaatcaccggaccaacaccaccggcaaaccttttactGTTACACTATCAACTATTAGCAAAAAATCTTACACAGGCCACTTAAATGAACTGCTTGAATATAGCAGGGAACATGCACTAATGAAATGCCCTCACTTGATATTTCAGTTCTGATCACGACTGCCAAGCTTTCGTGATCATATCCTGAAAGTATAAGAAATAGGCAGAAAGCAAGCACTCTATTATCAAtttgaacaaagaaaataatgaaatATCAGAGAAGATTGATACATGCTAAAAAGTAACATTTGACTTCCTGCGGGGATTCTGATGCACCCAGGACCTATTCAAATTTTGGCATTGACAAGTGAGCATCTCAATACAATAAGACAGTATGCAGTTTAAAACAAACTCCACACCATTTTTATAATGCTGACTTGTGAATAAAATAGAACAAACATATATCATGAAGTTGTTTTTACCAAGGCAATAAATACTAATTCAACCAGTGCAGAAATTCAGTGCCGAGGATGCGGATGTTACCGCCGTCGGATGAAACATCGGTTAAGGGGTCTCTTGATGTTTCATCCGAAAGAAAATTGAACTGGTCTCTTTCCAAAGAATTTAAAGTAAATGGAGTCAGATGTTTAAAGCATTGCATTACCAAGAAAGTGAGGTCCTGCCATCAGTTCATGAGCGCAGCTTCCTTAAAAAGAAAATTGTAAAATAACAATGAACCAGATCTCTACATGCATTCCAGACATACGGCTGAACTGTTAAACATTCCTCTCAAGGCTTACCTCGTGCACTTTGTGCCACTCCCTGCGGTCAGACTGTGAATGCAACACAAATTGAAATAATAAATGCAACAATTCAATGggataaacaaaagaaaacatgctggcGTTGACATAATTTCACTCACATATGAGAGGGTGGTTGCACACTGCATCATACCGTATTAGCCTGGCTGGCTGTCTTGTGGCAAGCGAGAGAGTCTTCCTACCGAGAACAAGAATATTGCACTACGGCTTCAGCAAATCAACTCTCTGGTAATGAACTTATGCACTAGgaacaaaaatgccagctgaaaCTTACTCTGGCCACTCTGCACAAGGCCCCGCGGAGAATCCGCACCAAAGAAGCACAAGCAAGGAGACATCAAGAAATCAAAATTAATGAATGAGACGGGAAGATCATGCAGTGGTATTAATCCCCAGCCATGAATCAGCTGGCATGTCACATCTTACCAGAGCGCTGTGACTGCAGTGGTTAAGTGTGACTCGAAAAGCACAAGAGCAAAAGCACCAAGGCTTGAGCGAACCAGCTCTTCCAACCAATTTGCCAGCAAGCACTCACGCGAGGCAGTGCGCAGAGATAGTTGTGGTGAATCTGGATCAATGAATAAAAACGGAAAGCCATCAAACATTTCAAAAGAATGAATGATATAAAAGACACACGTGCAATGCTATTGTTCCTCTGCACTGAACCAGGGAGCTGACAAGTCGCATCTTAGCAGAACAGCGTGACAGCCGTGGACGAGTGTGGCTTTCTGTAAAGCACAAGAACAAATGTGCTAAGGCTTCAGCGAACCACCTCTTCAAGCCAATATGCCGGCAATAGTTTAAAAAGGgtactccgcacaagctcccgtgGCAATCAAAGAAGCACAAATGCGAAGGCATCAAAACGATttaaatgatgaaaaaaaaaatccctgcaGTGTATACTATCATTGCCCTAATAGGGAGCACGGAGTTGCCATAGGAGATCTTACCAGATTGCCTCGGCTGCCTATGCTGTACTGAGTAAGAATGGCTCCCTGCAAAGTGCAGGTACAAAGGCTTGAGCAAAATGCTTTCCTTAGTCCTGAGCACATGTTGCATCTGCTCAAACACAGACAACTGAAATGCCTTACAGGGCCTAATTCGGGCACTGTGCGAAGAGCCAGCATGTCTACGAAACAAATACAAACGAAAGGATGGAATCCAACTCATTCATATACTGGTATTTCATGAGTACTTAAGCAGCATGCTGTTAACTATAACAGGTGATTGTTAGTCCAGcattgtcctgtgtacttctcctccatgttttgctgtctttttttcgctgatTCCGTAACGGGTAAGCAGAACACTGGACAGTATTCTTTAACTTCCAGCTTCAATAAATATAATGTAGCGACAATTTGATTTTAATTCATTTTAAGAGATACGACAAACGTTCATAGATGTGGTACGAACTTACCCATGCTGTCACTTTCTTCCGTCTGTGAACTACTGCAAAAGTTTCCACAATAGGTGCCATTGTTACAGTAGAACAAGGAAACCATTACCTTTGGAGACGAAAAGGTGGCACCGGAAGGTTAAAACACTGAGCTCCAGTCTCGTCATCATCAGATGAGCTGGACAGCAGCAAGAATCTTCGTCGTTTGCCTCACCCTTTTTCAAGGTGACATtcagagtgagaaaaaaaatttactccAAATGAAGAAAACAGACGCGCCTTGATCGGTTGACGTTTCCAAATGGTCTGTATCTTCTGCTTTACGCAGTTTTTGTCGTGCTTTGTCATACTTTTCTATAAAAAAGC
This portion of the Amblyomma americanum isolate KBUSLIRL-KWMA chromosome 10, ASM5285725v1, whole genome shotgun sequence genome encodes:
- the LOC144108544 gene encoding uncharacterized protein LOC144108544, whose protein sequence is MYAVVRFVEGNSVAVVPTNWLLDNDTKCSWPTSKKYDKARQKLRKAEDTDHLETSTDQGAKPHSSTAVTLFC